TGTTAAGTGGCTTAATTTACGGAGGAAGTCTTGAAGGGTGGGTAGAAACAATGTCTGCTTTCTCCCCTGCCTCTGCGTCATAACCTGTCTGGAGACTAGCAAAGGTCTAAACACAATGGTAGGTATTCGAAATGAAGTTAAGTGAGTGTCACAGGCACATGGCCCCACAGTTTTCCTTTGAAGATGGGAATAATCCTccaatataaaacataatacatAACATCTTATTACCACTAAATGGGCttagtgaataaaacaaacatcACCTACTACCCAGAAACAATGATTCACTGACCATCTTTGATCTCTAACCACTAaggagtttttattttcccttctttagACATTCTTAATTGATTCCATCAGATTCCTAATCATCCTAGCCATGGTTACCTTCTCTTAAACTGGGCAAATTACTAAGCACAAGTCACCACTTCAACACCAAATTCAGACTTTATAAAAAAGTAAACCACACAGGGGATATATGTCAGCATGGTGAACACCTGTTACTTAGGTCCCAGACTGAAGTGTTTTCACAGGGCTGGTCACTGGGGTGTGCTAGCCTTATTTGCTCTAAGTGTTCATGCTCACGGTGATTTGTGAGCTATTGCTGAGCACATAATGGTCAGTTAGCTACATAAGCAGTCATGGCCTTAGATGTGTTCACGTGAACTCAGTAAACCAAATTGGGTCTATACAAAGGTTCTGTTAAGTTCTGACCAGAACCTCTTCAGATTCACCTTTGGATTCCGAGATTGAGCTGGTTTCGACCTGAGAAGATGTTCCAGTTCCTTACAGCTACCTGTAAGACGTCCATTAAAATGCTAAGGGTGTAGATTATTTTGgtagtctctctctttttctttttcttggcaaAAATTAAATGGTATCAGTTTAAGTGGGATGATATTTGAGTAACTAGGATCCCGCTAACAAAaggtcttttctttcttaagcaAAAAGGGCTTagaggtggggcacctggattgctcagtggttgagcatctgccttgggctcagggcgtgatccctggggtcctgagattgagtcctgcatcaggctccccacagagagcctgcttcctcctctgcctatgtctctgcccctctctctgtgtctctcatgaataaatgaatacaatctttaaaaaagcggGGGGGCCTCGGGGTCAGCAAGGAGCATCTCAAGATACAAAGAAGGCATGAGGATGAGTTTTGGGGCTGTAGCTTGGGTTACTAAAGTCCTGCAAAAGCTAGActtcatctctcttttctcttttctctgcaggCGCTtaaagatactctttttttctctcagaaatcagactttttatttatttattttttgaaatcagcctttaaaaaatttatttatttattcatgagagacacagagagagaggcagagacacaggcagaggaagaagcaggctccatgcagggatccccatgtgggactcgattccaggaacccaggatcacgccctgggccaaaggcagatgctcagctgctgagccacccaggcatcccaaaatcagacttttaaaatgaagtatatttGACATGTGGAATTATGTAATTTTGAAGTATACACAtgttaatttgatacatttatatattataatatgacTGCCTTTGCAGTGATAATTAGTACCTCTATCATATTACATAATTGCATTTCTTTATAGTGGTTGGAATAATTAAGTTCTAGTCTCTCAGCAAGTTTTATGATTATAATACAATGTTATTGTCTATATTCATGATGCTGTGTATTAGAGCTCTAACACTTATTTACTATTCATTGAAAGTTTATATCCTTAAACTACATCTGttcaaccccccacccccattccccgGTAATCACCTTTTTACTCTCTGTTTTTAGGAGTTTGGCTCTTTTAGAGTCTACATCTAGGTGATACCATTCACGTACTTgtctctctgattgacttatttcacttagtataatgtgcTCAAGGTCCATTCGTGTTGTTGTAGATGTAAGGAtgtccttctttctcattttctttaatcCACACATtcattgatgggcacttaggttgtttccatatcttggtgattgtgaataatgctgcaataaacatggaagtgcatatatctctttgatattctgtttgcattttctttgtgtatatacccagaagtagaattgttggatcatatggtagatctatttttaattttttgaagaaactccatattgtttttcatagtgactgaatcaatttacattcccaccaacagtgttacAAGGGTtctcttctctccacatccttgccaacatttgttgttgtcttcttgatgattgccattctaacaggtgtgaggtgatatctcattgttattttgatttgcatttcctgatgatgagtgatgttgaatatttcttcatgtacctgttggccatttggatatcttaGACAcattctatttaaatttatttagtgaTAGTTTCACCATCAAACAATATATTCATTTAcaggtagattttaaaaatagttttaaaactcTTATACAGATCATGTCTTATATacactattttttcctttatcctttaaATATCCGCACAGAGTACCTAGCCTTCTGTATCTGAGCATTCTTCAGTATTTCAACACTGagactcttttttcatttttaaactaccCTTAATTGaatgcttactctgtgccaagaGCTTTACTCTGTGCCAAGAGCTTCTTCTAGCAACCCTATGAACTagatattattattctattttttcagaaaaggaaactagGACTCAggaaaattaagtaacttgcctgatgGCATATAGCTAATAGGTAGAGAAGCTGGAATTCACATCTATATCTCTCAATTCTTGCTTTTCCACCATGCTTTTTTGACTTTTCTGGAAAGCATTTTCCCTTGTTCTTCAATTTGGGTTGGAGTAGCCTACAATTCTGTTTATGAAGATATACCTCACTTTACAGTAAATATTAGGctctaaataatttaaattaatccTACagtgattcttcttcttctccttctcccatcctCCTACTCTCCctattccctcctccccctcttcttcttcctcttccccttcttcccttcttctccctccctccattcccccttcctgccccttcaCTTTAAACAAATTATCTTTTTGATTTGAGTTCTCTAACATCGGAGCATATCTATAAATTAAGATTTTTGAACaatgttctgtaaatgtcttTACCACATTTAGTTTATACTACCCTTTTTCTTGGAGAATTAGCTCATTTTGGGGGGgttaaacatattattttagattttcagaTTATCTAATAAACCACAAGTTCACAGactcataaaaatttaaaggagGAGACAGTTTCAGAGATCCACTCATTCAACCCTGTCATTATATGAGCAAAGGAGGGAGCTGGTGGCTTCAGATCCCCTGGTTGAGTCAGAGCTTCAATTACTCCATTTAAAACTGGAGGAAATCTTACTGCTTCTAAGGAGTTGTTCCAAAAGTTTGCAAGTCAAAAAGAGATATCTAAATGGATGTTTTcgagtttgtttaaaaaaaaaaaaagagagaaagaaataccgATATCAAATGGCAGATAGTTTTGCTCTGACCATTTTCTGAAGTGCCCCTAAGATACACTGCTACAACCAGGCTGTGGCAACCAGGTGGGACTGCTCAGAGCAAAGTAGCCTCTCCTCTCTGGGTTCTGCCCAGGTTTTAATTAGAAAAGGGAGGCTGGCGTTCAAAAGCACTTTTTGTTCCTTGGTCCTATTTCTATTAGTCCTCTGCCTTTCTTTAACATAcaggagaaagggggaaaaggacAGGGACCAGAACGTCTGGAGGGACagatggaaaaaaacaacaacaccaaaGCAGAGAAGGCTGGTGGTTATATTTGAGCTGAGCCAGCTTTCAGTACCATGCAATCCCtggcactttattttattttactgatttattttatttatttatttatttatttatttatttatttatttatttatttatttattttttgaggaggGGAAGGCCCaggcctgctgccccctccccgccctctggcactttttttttttttttttttcctctggcactTTAAAATAACAATCTTTCACTTGCTTCCTAAGCTCCTATTTGGGtagaataaattccaaatagCATTTCTAAGgagaaattgataaatatttgggaGACCAGAGGCCAAATTCTCCCccaaaattcaataaataaaaaattttaaatatcctcccaaacttttttttcttgcttttttttttttaaatatttatttatttatttatttatgatagacatagagagagaaaagcagagacacaggaggagggagaggcaggctccatgccaggagcctgacgtgggactcgatcctgggactctaggatcgcatcctgggccaaaggcaggcgctaaaccactgagccacccagggatcccccttccttGCTTATATATCACTTGGCTGAGCATTCTGCATACATGGTTGTAACAGGATTTCCCTAAATGAAAAGCATCCATTTTGTTCTGGCATAAATAGCAACATAAGCATAGTTTCATACCTTATTCCAGTATATTTAACAATGAGGTTCTTCTCATTTTGCACAGAATAGGACATGCAATGAAGACAATCAATGAAAACCAGAAGATCTACTATTGCAATTAACATCAAGAACAGGCAACAAAGGACAAAGGAGGTCAGGCTGCATATACATGGACAAAGCCAATTTCTCAGAAGCTACAACTTCTAAGCAACCAGAAGATTTGCCTTATGATGGGGATTTCTCCCAAACTAAGATATACAATGATTataattttacctcaaaaaatgACATCCTTGATGTCTCAAATCAAATTAGTTTAACAGTAGATGACCCTCAAGGAAAGGCTACATATAAAGGGACTTGCAGAAATGCAGACATAACCATGACTCTGGGTAAAATGACTAAAACTGTTATCAACAAAAACTATGATACAGAGAAGCAATCTACCACAAATCTTGACATTCTGACTAATGAAAGAGACCCTTCAAAGTCAAACATTTCTGATATTTTACTCCATCACCTTTCCAATGAGGAATTCTTAAAAGGTCAAGGCATTAATTGTGAAACTCTCCCAGAGATTGCTGATGCTGACAGTTCTGATGAAGCTagtattaaaaacattattttgtgcCATGTTAAGAATTCTTGGCCAAAAGAACAAACCCCAGAACTCACAGACCAACTGAGCCCCAAAAGGGATGGTGAACACAGCAATGTGCCCTGTTGTTCTCTAACTATGACAGAAGAAAACACCTCTGATATACAGGCTGCTGGAGAGAGCAGCCATCAagaaactttaaattttctaactAAAATCAGGAGTCCACATGATAAACCAAAAAGTTGCCAAGGGCAGCCACCCCAGAAACTGCAGACTGAAAAAGCAGTTTCAGGCAATGTGTTCAAACATGGCCATGGTCAGGTTCATTACCAGTTATCTGATTTCTCTAAAGTTGCACCCAAAGTGAAAACCCCTAAAAACAACATAATTAATAAACCCCTTACAACAGATAAACAAGCCAGCTTTTCTCCTAAATTGAGAGATAAGTCAGTTATTGTGCAAGTTATTTTAGAAAGCATGTCTAGGTCAAACTGTATTGAAAAACaagagcagaaaaggaaaagtgcTGAATCTTCACAACAGGTAGAGGTAAGTGAAAGCAATCTCTAGGAAATGCATACTTGGGGCCACTGCTCATCCATATCTGTGTGAGTCTTTGTGAGGCACATGGAAAGGACTTCTAGTCTTTGACCTGGTCAGAAGCTCAGAAGGTGTCTTCCTGAGAAGAATCAGGGGCTAGACAAAAAACAACACCATCAGAGAATAAACTCCAAATTCTTTGACCTAGAATTTGAGTTTCCCCATGTTTTTGGCTCCATCCTACCCTTATAAACTTAGTTCTCGTCCCCCAGGAGTCATCCTCAGTGACCTAGCTGGTCCCCAAGCTCTCTGGCCCTGTACCCTCTGAGTTCCTGCCCCACGTGGAACATCCCACCCCTGCTTATCAAAAACCTCCTTGTTTTCATGGCCTCCTTCAATTGCCAGTTGACTGCGTGACTTTCCTGACACTCATTCCCATCCCCAGTTAGTCCTTCATATCCTTGttgtttaggtttctttttttttttttagatttatttatttatttatgagagagagagagagagagagagaggcagagacacaagaggagggagaagcaggctccatgccgggagcctgacgtgggactcgatcccgggactccaggatcgtgccctgggccaaaggcaggcgccaaaccgttgagcaacccagggatcccctgttgtttAGGTTTCTGTCAGAACATTTATCTCAGCCTGCTTTGGATCATAGTAATTTGGGAATATCTGTTTCTTCCACTAGACTTGAGTACTCTGGAGGGCAGCAACCTTGTCTTCATCTTTCCATTGCCTAATTCCCCCAGGGGCCTGGCCTTCTGTCTTCCATACATTACacccttattattattaaatcaaatcaaattaagACCTTTAAGAACTTATTCCAAGCTTGCTATATTGGTAACTATTTAGTACCACATTTTTTTAACACTTACATTgggatttgattttattttttaaataatctcgaacctaacatggggctcaaactcacaaccccaagataaagaGCTTCATGCTCtaccgattgagccagccaggtgtccccgaAGACCAAATTTTGTTAAGGTTTAATTTATActatttctcctttcctcatcttcccatccccccatccaaCTTCCCAACACATTGGGGCTTGGGATCTCATTGATTATTTGAGGTTCAATTGCTAGCATTTTAGTTTTCTGGCACTTTGCCATCAAAGGATGATCTTTCCCTTAAGCTTTGTATGAAGGCACTTTGGACTGAACACTCTCTGCCTGTTTCCATTTCCACCCCTTCATGTTTCAACTCCCTTCTCTTTTGGTTGAATGCTCTGGGAAGCTTGAGCAGAACACTCAAACTCACccgctctccccccccccacacacacacacctgaagcTGGCAGCCCACCTGGCCTTGACTCATAATGTTTGTGTCTGACACTGGCAAGTCTCAGAGGTTCTCATTCTGCTTGCAGAAAAACACCCCTGGGTGTGCAAGTCCTCAGTGTAGGAGCAGAATGGATGTTAGGCACCCCTCCCTGGCAGTGGCAGTCCAAAGTCAGGTGTCTGATTTTTCTCTAGTCTTGTCAGTTTAGGTTGAGGAACTAGACTATCCATCATACAATTGAgatattcataataaccaaagtCTAGTTTGACCACCACTGTTGAGTTCTCGGGTACTAGCATGTTTCTGAGCTTTTATGTCTTGAGAATAGTGGGAAGACCCTCAAGGTGGGTCACTCTAGAATTTAAGCTCCTGTCCTGTTTGTCTGTGGTGAGTAAACAATCACTATCTTGACTCACATTTTGGAACTTAATGcgtatttttttatgttattttccaaCGAATGGTTACCGTGCATGATATTAGTGATAGCAGAAGCAACAGAGCTGGTGACAACAGTTTTAGGAAAAATGTCTCAGTATTTCCCATAATAGCATCAAACATGGTAGTAGTAACAGCTGGCATGTTAGGAATGCTTACCATGTACtggatattatttcatttcatcctcataacaACCTTAGGAGGTAGGTTCTATTTCTATCCTCATTGTTGAGGAATTTGAGGTTCACGGAGTAATTGCCTTGAGTCACCCAGCAGATAAGTGTCAGAGTAGAATTCAACCTTGGCACCAGGGACTCAGCTCTTGACACAATTCTGGGATGCCCCCATGATGACCACAACACTTTGGATTGCTTGGAATAATGGCGTCATTGACCAGTTTCATCAACAATAAATAATGTTTCTTATCCTTTGTACAGATGGAACCCACAATACATATTCACCAAGAATATCTCACAGGtactaacatttaaattttatttttttattttttttgtggggggggggcagaggagatggatggaggggcaaagggagaggtagagagagagaatcttaagcaggctccacgcccatcATGGAACCAGATGCCGGGCTTgctctcttgaccctgagatcatgacctgagccaaaatcaaaatcagatgcttaaccaactgagtcacccaggctcccctaggtactaacatttttaaacctttttgatttagatatacattttgaaaacttttttttaatagcaaatggTGGTGGTTGCTACAGACTTCTATTTTTAGTACTTAATAAGTCTGCGGTGAGGTTGAGACAAATGGAAGCCAAAACTTATTCTTTCTTATACAGGAATAGAATCTGAGGCCAGTCTCTTTAAGGTGTCATCAACCTCTCAGAAAGACCCTTCCCCAAGTTCTTCGTACATATTTCAAAAGATAACCCGAGGGAAACAGATGTGCCAGAAGTTAAAAGAACAGACTGATCAACTGAAgattaaagtaatatttttaaagctaattatGGCCAATAGAAGACCAAATTCAGACATAAGACATCATGCCATTAACGAATCATTGCATTTTTCCACTGCAGGTACAAGAATTTTCCAAAAGCATAGCACAGGACGCTCCCTATCATTTGCAAGACAAGAAACTGGTAAtaaattttattcagttttaaacATCTTTGTTAAGGAACTTGACATGagtaaatataaatgactttATAGCACCATGTTTTCTCTACATTGGTGGGGGTGGAAATGCTTTGCTGAAGATTAAGGGCAGTAACCTCAAGAGGCCTGGCTTTGTGTCTTACATATATTATGTCCTTAATTATTAATGCTGActtaaattaagatttaaaaacatatttcaaaaataaataaataaaaaataaaaacatatttcaagcTTGATATATTTGGTAACCAGTACAAAATGTTGTCAgtgtttaatttacattttttccctttccccatctTCCCATCTGCCCCCACCCAACTTCCCAACATGCTGAGGCTGAGTATCTCATTGGTTATTTGAGGCTCAAGAGCTTTGTGTTACTGGGGCTGAAAGAGCTTAAAACTCTATTTCTATAGTTATTTAGCCCTCTCTCATTCTTAGGTGAATCTGTTACTTATGGCTATTATTTCTTAGCAGTCACCCCACAATAAATCTGAGACCATAGTAGCCTTAAAAGAATAACATGTCAGTTATTATAAAGGGCAAACTCATCCAGAGTTGTTGGGTCTTGGGGGATACGTTTATAAAATGTGACAGTATCTGAAAACTCAGTATATAAACCTTTGAAAACTTAAACTGATCTTAAAGCTATGCTTTTCAGATCAAAATCTGTGACTTTCCCATCCTTACTTGTTGTTGCATTTCATCAAATCACTAATTTATATTGTAACCACACAGCCTTGTTCTTCAGTGCCAGGGTTGTGGGAAGTGGGGGGTGGAGCATGGCAATGGGGTAAAAAGCTGAGATTACTAGAGCCAGAAATGTGCAAGGTCAAATATGTCGCTCAGGCCATTAGGTCAGCAACAGGTGGTCAGAAGGCAGGTGGTCAGAAGTCCTGATGTgaagaaccaaaacaaaactcaggGTAGGCTATGCAGTAGAAACCAGACAGCATAGACAAAAACTAGGAAGACTCCAATGTTAAGAGACACAGTGcattattcattcactcattgaattaattaaataactcattcattcattcaacacacactTATCAGGTACTTCCTATGTCCCAGACTTTGTACTAGGTGTTAGGGATTTGGAGATGAAAGAGCAATTTCAAGTGGCTGACAGTCTCCTAGGAACAACAGATTGGTAAATAGACAAACAGCATGAAGCTCAAGAAATGTTACATACGATGCTAATAGCAGCCTCGGAGAAGCTCACCCTTGCCAATTAGAGGGCACTTTGGAAAGCTCCCTAGAAGTGATTGACCTCTGAGCTTGATAGTGTAGGATGAATATGTGTGAGACTGGCAAAGTAGGGGTAAGGGGGTGCTCCAAGAAAAGGAATCAGCAGGTACAGTGGCACAGGGGGCAGAAAGTGCTGATAGTTTAAGGAACTGTATGGCATTTTAATTGGCCAGATGGAGCTCAGGGTACATGTGgtgaagagaaaaggaggaaactaGAGGGAGAGTTAGGACTACATCATGCAAGACCTTTACACACATGATAAGGAGCTTAGATTTGGTCCTGAGATTGAGTGATGGGGCAACATTGGAGTATTGAAAGCCAAGGATTGGCGAGCCCCTGGGGACAAGGCTATAGCTAGGAAGTCATACTCCAGGTAACAAGTTATGAGGGCCTGAAACAAAATTGGCAATGAGTATAGAGAGGGGAACAAATCTAAGAGTTTAACAAAGTGGTGGCAAATTAAGACCGGTGAATAAACGAAGGGAGAGGCTTGGATGAGTTTCAGATTTCTAGCTTGGGCAACCAAGGTCAGGACTAAAAATGGAAGATCCAGTTCCTAATGGGTGTGGGAGGCAAGCAGGAGACAAGGTGTCAAGTTCATGCTGAGGTCCCTATAGGACATCCAACTGGAGAGATCCAGTAGGCAATTAAATCAGTGGATCTAGGCCTTAGAGGAGTTGTTCGGGCCAGAAAGGTGAATTTGGGTCTAGCTGTGGGTTGAAGCTATGAAGTCTATGAGATTGCCCAGGCAACATGCAAAGTAAGCAGTAaagaagtgaaaggaaagaaTCCGCAAACAGAGGCAGGTTAAAGAAGAGGGGTCCTCAACGGAGACCTACGAGGAGTGGCCTGAAAGGTCAAGGTGGACCTACAGGGGGCAGAGCTGTTAAAGCCAAAagaagggatgtctgggtggctcagaggctgagcatctgccttgggccccgggcctgatcccggggtcctcgaatcaagtcccacatcgggctccctgcatggagcctgcttctccctctgcctgtgtctctgccactctgtctctcatgaataaataaatacaatctgacaaaaaaaaaagaaagaaagaaagagaaagaaagaaagaagaaagaagaagaaagaaagaaagaaagaaagaaagaaagaaagaaagaaagaaagaaagaaaacaaagggaatgTCAAATCAAGGAGTGCATAGGATTCAGCAACCACGAGATCACCAGGGACCTTGGCAAACCTGGTTTCAATAAAATGGTAGGTCTGTAGAAGCCAGATTGCAGGAGTTGAGGAGTGAATGATAAAGGAGAGAGCAAAAAACCCTGGGCTTTCAGGAACGGGGGAACGCAGATTTTCAAAGGGCTGAACAAAGCAGAGGGAACTGGTTCCAGGCACCTGCCTTCTGCGGCTTTGATCCAGGAAGTTTCTCCTTGATGCTAGAGGACATGTGGGGATTCATGCTAGGACAGAGAGTCAAGGTGACTCCACACAGCGTCAGCCTTGGCCTGAGAGTTCCAGATCCATTTGGTTCAGTGCTGGAAGAAGGTCAGCAGAGCTAAAACTAACGTCAGCATGAGCAGCACCACAGGATGGAAAGCAGTTGGATGTTGGAGCAGATACGCTGGCTCTATGCATTGGTGGTTATGACCTAAAGCATGTGGTGTGTCTTCCCATCTCAGAGTTCCTCTGAGAATTATAGGAGGTAATTTATGGCTAGAAAACCATGCCTTCTCTTCTGAGAGAGAACACAATTTAAATCCCAAGATCTTAAGTTACAACTTGTGactggctttctctcttttctctttcccttgaaCACCTAATTCCTTCTCAAGGTTTTCACTGCCATTCCCATCTACCAATTCTTAAATTACTGGTCCTAACTTCTCATCCACAGCTCCAAATGCTTGTGGGTATCTCCACTTGGTTCTCCTGCTCTCACTGAAAATTCTACTGGTCTAATGTTGACAGCTTCATTCAGATCCATTAGCTTTTTCAAATTCCTCATTTTAAGTCGGGTTTCTCATTTTTTCTGCCTCCCGAGTTGGAAGCCTGAGCTTTGTCTGTGAGATTTACAGTGTCAGTCAGGGTCCTCACAAGACCCTGGTGGTTTACTCCAGTGGAGCAACCGAGGAGAGTTTACTAAGGCATCATTTTACAACAGTGCTGGTAAGAacagtggggcagaggggaggaggaagagcagattTTGGAGCCCAGGGAGAGTAGCTATAGCTACAGGAGTAGCTGATACAGACAGGAGGACATCAGGGACATAGAGACCCCTCCCTCATCCTtctgcatttctctcttctcctgttgCCTTCCATTGGCTGAAACCAATGCCGGGGCGAGGGAGCCTGTAGAGGTGGTCCACTGAAGGTCAGCCTCCCGGCTGGCTCGCAGAAAAGACAGAGGATGAATCTGGGGGTAGGGGACATGGAAAACATCGACCACACCTGCCATTTTTTATGTCCTTTGGCCAATATGtttccaaacttgtttttttttcatttttagaaatcagaattaaaatcagaaatctgaTTTTAGAAATCAGAAATCCTGGCACTCAGcatgaactcatttaattttcacagtatGAGGTGAAGGCTATTTTTATctcagatgacaaaactgaagttcagagttCAAGCTGACTAACATCACACAATTATTAGGTGAAAGAGTCTGAACTTGAACCCTGGAATGTCTGATCCCGTAACCCCATTGTGTTATATGCAATATCTTGCCAGTCATTTCTTGCTTTCCATGTTCATGAACACTGCCTGGTCCAGGCCCTCCTGAGCATTCTTCAAGCCTGACTTAGGTCTCACTTCTTCTACTGAACCGTGGCAAAATCCTCAAATCCAGTCTCTTATCCCAACTGGAATAAAATCTCTGAGACCAGGTATTGTTGTGCCTGAtataacttttctttctcatactTTGGCTGAGGGCCACACCCAGGCAGTGCTCAGATTGCTGAAGCTTCTACACATCAAGACCAGACCTTAACTTGCATGGTGTAAGTATTCATCTGCCCAAAGCTGTGTGTATGGATGTCTCAAAGACCCATTCGAAACTCTGGCTAAACTTCCTGATGTCCCTTCCCCGTCTCACACTCCACATGCCATAGACTTAAACTCGCGTCCTCTCACATCAGTCCCTTTTAAGGTCTACGTAGCTTCAGACATCACTCCTAGAGCTCCGATTTCCTCCTGTATGCAACTGagataataaaatctattttgcaACATTGACAACATTGATGTGTGGATTAACTAAGATAATGCACAG
This DNA window, taken from Canis lupus familiaris isolate Mischka breed German Shepherd chromosome 6, alternate assembly UU_Cfam_GSD_1.0, whole genome shotgun sequence, encodes the following:
- the AKNAD1 gene encoding protein AKNAD1 isoform X3 encodes the protein MDKANFSEATTSKQPEDLPYDGDFSQTKIYNDYNFTSKNDILDVSNQISLTVDDPQGKATYKGTCRNADITMTLGKMTKTVINKNYDTEKQSTTNLDILTNERDPSKSNISDILLHHLSNEEFLKGQGINCETLPEIADADSSDEASIKNIILCHVKNSWPKEQTPELTDQLSPKRDGEHSNVPCCSLTMTEENTSDIQAAGESSHQETLNFLTKIRSPHDKPKSCQGQPPQKLQTEKAVSGNVFKHGHGQVHYQLSDFSKVAPKVKTPKNNIINKPLTTDKQASFSPKLRDKSVIVQVILESMSRSNCIEKQEQKRKSAESSQQVEMEPTIHIHQEYLTGIESEASLFKVSSTSQKDPSPSSSYIFQKITRGKQMCQKLKEQTDQLKIKVQEFSKSIAQDAPYHLQDKKLVLEKLQGHLELLEQEFLDNKEKHLTLKQVHRHESPAVGDFDPEREVEGEIFKLEMLLEDVKEKINKGKCTSAVSLPVSSPIIPDDLASTTSPPSNEEQPERSAGRQDRAEPSSPGRAGGRRALERKENMEKKGHRRTNSRKCPTAIQEEVLRADSVVSSDTSPSCHSASRTGLQSNKCENYGTENHNSRRVCRKEPLKEFHYRYNSPGQNYLNPNERSAFVKLCFLNDNKNSSPSCSKPEWICSQTSNPKSSHDEHETIPGKISGSKSLRNFGSTKETKSEILNSSLDHALRTATILKETTDRMIRIIAEDLAKAQRWRKQMKY
- the AKNAD1 gene encoding protein AKNAD1 isoform X8, producing MDKANFSEATTSKQPEDLPYDGDFSQTKIYNDYNFTSKNDILDVSNQISLTVDDPQGKATYKGTCRNADITMTLGKMTKTVINKNYDTEKQSTTNLDILTNERDPSKSNISDILLHHLSNEEFLKGQGINCETLPEIADADSSDEASIKNIILCHVKNSWPKEQTPELTDQLSPKRDGEHSNVPCCSLTMTEENTSDIQAAGESSHQETLNFLTKIRSPHDKPKSCQGQPPQKLQTEKAVSGNVFKHGHGQVHYQLSDFSKVAPKVKTPKNNIINKPLTTDKQASFSPKLRDKSVIVQVILESMSRSNCIEKQEQKRKSAESSQQVEMEPTIHIHQEYLTGIESEASLFKVSSTSQKDPSPSSSYIFQKITRGKQMCQKLKEQTDQLKIKVQEFSKSIAQDAPYHLQDKKLVLEKLQGHLELLEQEFLDNKEKHLTLKQVHRHESPAVGDFDPEREVEGEIFKLEMLLEDVKEKINKGKCTSAVSLPVSSPIIPDDLASTTSPPSNEEQPERSAGRQDRAEPSSPGRAGGRRALERKENMEKKGHRRTNSRKCPTAIQEEVLRADSVVSSDTSPSCHSASRTGLQSNKCENYGTENHNSRRVCRKEPLKEFHYRYNSPGQNYLNPNERSAFVKLCFLNDNKNSSPSCSKPEWICSQTSNPKSSHDEHETIPGNFLVF
- the AKNAD1 gene encoding protein AKNAD1 isoform X6, giving the protein MDKANFSEATTSKQPEDLPYDGDFSQTKIYNDYNFTSKNDILDVSNQISLTVDDPQGKATYKGTCRNADITMTLGKMTKTVINKNYDTEKQSTTNLDILTNERDPSKSNISDILLHHLSNEEFLKGQGINCETLPEIADADSSDEASIKNIILCHVKNSWPKEQTPELTDQLSPKRDGEHSNVPCCSLTMTEENTSDIQAAGESSHQETLNFLTKIRSPHDKPKSCQGQPPQKLQTEKAVSGNVFKHGHGQVHYQLSDFSKVAPKVKTPKNNIINKPLTTDKQASFSPKLRDKSVIVQVILESMSRSNCIEKQEQKRKSAESSQQVEMEPTIHIHQEYLTGIESEASLFKVSSTSQKDPSPSSSYIFQKITRGKQMCQKLKEQTDQLKIKVQEFSKSIAQDAPYHLQDKKLVLEKLQGHLELLEQEFLDNKEKHLTLKQVHRHESPAVGDFDPEREVEGEIFKLEMLLEDVKEKINKGKCTSAVSLPVSSPIIPDDLASTTSPPSNEEQPERSAGRQDRAEPSSPGRAGGRRALERKENMEKKGHRRTNSRKCPTAIQEEVLRADSVVSSDTSPSCHSASRTGLQSNKCENYGTENHNSRRVCRKEPLKEFHYRYNSPGQNYLNPNERSAFVKLCFLNDNKNSSPSCSKPEWICSQTSNPKSSHDEHETIPGKISGSKSLRNFGSTKETKSERGGTRKLALLKTMCAQH